Within Sinorhizobium sp. RAC02, the genomic segment TCTACAAGTGGGACGTTTCGAGCTACGAGGCCTGCGTCGAGGGCATCGGCAAGGTGGAGGCCGATCTCGGCCCCGTCGACGTTCTCGTCAACAATGCGGGCATCACCAAGGACGCGATGTTCCACAAGATGACGCCTGACCAGTGGGGTGCGGTGATCAACACCAACCTGACGGGCCTGTTCAACATGACCCATCCGGTCTGGACCGGCATGCGCGACCGCAATTTCGGCCGCGTCATCAATATCTCATCCATCAACGGCCAGAAGGGCCAGATGGGCCAGGCGAACTACTCCGCGGCCAAGGCCGGCGATCTCGGCTTCACCAAGGCGCTCGCCCAGGAGGGTGCCGCCAAGGGCATCACGGTCAACGCCATCTGCCCGGGCTACATCGGCACGGAAATGGTGCGCGCCATTCCGGAAAAGGTGCTGAACGAGCGGATCATCCCGCAGATCCCCGTCGGTCGCCTCGGTGAGCCGGAAGAAATCGCCCGCGTCGTCGTCTTCCTCGCGTCCGACGATGCCGGTTTCATCACCGGCTCGACCATTTCGGCGAATGGCGGGCAGTTCTTCGTCTGACGCCATTTTGAACGAAACGGAACACGGCGCCTTCGGGCGCCGTTTTCATGTGGTACAGTACGCAAGGCGGAGAGGGCCATGAAACAGGAACGATTGAGCGAAGAGGCGATTGCCGAGGCACTGGCGGGACTGGACGGCTGGAGCCGTTCCGATGACGGCATCGCCATCGAGAAGCGGTTCAAATTCAAGACGTTTCGCGAGGCTTTCGGCTTCATGACCGAAGGGGCGCTTGCGGCGGAAAAATTCAACCACCATCCGGAATGGTTCAACGTCTACAATCGTGTCGATGTGCGGCTGACCAACCACGATGCGGGTGGGCTGACCGAGCTTGATGTCAAGCTGGCGACCGCCATGGACAAGGCGGCGGCACTGCGCACGAAGAGTTGAAGCTGCGTGAGCGCATTCCCATATGATCCTCGCCGGACGGTTTTGAACGTTACAGCGCGCCTTGCGCGCAGGCCGGCTTTGCCACCTGAAGGAGGCCCTGCATGGATGATGTGAAGAT encodes:
- a CDS encoding beta-ketoacyl-ACP reductase, whose translation is MSRVALVTGGSRGIGAAISVALKAAGYKVAASYAGNDDAANAFKAETGIPVYKWDVSSYEACVEGIGKVEADLGPVDVLVNNAGITKDAMFHKMTPDQWGAVINTNLTGLFNMTHPVWTGMRDRNFGRVINISSINGQKGQMGQANYSAAKAGDLGFTKALAQEGAAKGITVNAICPGYIGTEMVRAIPEKVLNERIIPQIPVGRLGEPEEIARVVVFLASDDAGFITGSTISANGGQFFV
- a CDS encoding 4a-hydroxytetrahydrobiopterin dehydratase translates to MKQERLSEEAIAEALAGLDGWSRSDDGIAIEKRFKFKTFREAFGFMTEGALAAEKFNHHPEWFNVYNRVDVRLTNHDAGGLTELDVKLATAMDKAAALRTKS